One genomic window of Chitinophagaceae bacterium includes the following:
- a CDS encoding fibronectin type III domain-containing protein produces MKKLLTFAAILLVGLTQAFGSIITVSGYITTNQTWTSNNTYRLSGFVYVNNNATLTIQPGTLILGEKSTKGTLIITRGAKLIADGLPCQPIVFTSEQPVGSRTYGDWGGIIILGKASINQPGGEAIIEGGVDDGDGNATYGGGLTPDDNDNSGILRYVRIEFPGIAFQPNNEINGLTMGGVGAGTTVDYVQVSYSGDDSYEWFGGTVNCKHLIAIRALDDDFDTDNGFRGKIQYGVTLRDPNVADVSGSNGFESDNDATGTTNTPGTLPVFSNMTILGPLATLASTFNANFKRGEHVRRNSSCSVYNSLIMGWPVGLLIDGTSTEANASANTLQFQNNYLAGNTTNLAVNAGSTFDINSYFTSQGGNATYVNNSSINLVDAFNLTNPNFLPQSGSPALSGASFSNARLTDPFFTSGSFVGAFGATDWTKIWANFDPNNTTYSGAINLAPTLTSVITKSSCPSTGAVDLSVSGGVAPFAYLWSNGATTQDISGLAPATYTVTVSSGSCSKSASYVVASANIPKPTGVTINNKTACSMELSWNAVSVASGYKLRYRLTGTTTWTNISGTITALTYKFTGLIPNTSYDLSVATLCPGGTKSSYVNKTDNTTNGCAQPLNATAGNITSSTAKISWTGTCNAPTYNLQYRKTTTITWTSVNTAATNATISGLLANTSYDFRVRSECGGGNNSAYTAIQTFTTSLRLGMEAEELAIKGVNIYPNPAKDNVSIEITSGTSKIINITLVNSLGQMVDRMDNITVDGTFTRTIDLQKMNSGIYYVNIYDGKDVLSHQLVITK; encoded by the coding sequence ATGAAGAAACTTTTAACATTCGCGGCAATCCTGCTTGTAGGATTAACTCAGGCATTCGGTTCAATCATCACCGTTTCCGGGTACATTACCACCAATCAAACGTGGACAAGCAACAACACTTATAGGTTAAGTGGTTTTGTGTATGTAAATAACAACGCTACACTTACCATTCAGCCTGGTACATTAATCCTTGGTGAGAAATCCACCAAAGGCACACTCATTATTACAAGAGGTGCAAAACTGATTGCAGATGGTTTGCCTTGCCAGCCAATTGTTTTCACTTCTGAGCAACCTGTTGGATCACGCACCTATGGAGATTGGGGCGGCATTATTATTTTAGGAAAAGCATCTATCAACCAACCCGGCGGCGAAGCCATTATTGAAGGTGGTGTTGATGATGGAGATGGCAATGCTACTTATGGTGGCGGTTTAACTCCTGATGATAATGACAACTCAGGAATTCTCCGTTATGTGCGGATCGAATTTCCAGGAATTGCTTTTCAACCGAACAATGAAATCAACGGGTTGACAATGGGCGGCGTAGGCGCAGGTACTACTGTTGATTACGTGCAGGTAAGTTATTCAGGCGATGATTCCTATGAATGGTTTGGTGGTACAGTAAATTGCAAACACCTGATCGCCATTCGTGCATTGGATGATGACTTCGATACTGACAATGGATTCCGTGGTAAAATTCAGTACGGTGTTACACTGCGCGATCCAAATGTAGCTGACGTTTCGGGTTCTAATGGTTTTGAATCAGACAATGACGCTACGGGAACCACTAATACACCCGGCACATTACCTGTTTTTTCAAACATGACAATTCTCGGACCGCTTGCAACACTTGCTTCAACGTTTAATGCCAACTTCAAACGTGGTGAACATGTAAGAAGGAATTCTTCCTGCTCCGTTTATAATTCGCTCATCATGGGCTGGCCGGTTGGTTTGTTGATTGATGGAACATCAACAGAAGCAAATGCATCTGCCAACACACTTCAGTTTCAAAATAATTACTTAGCAGGAAACACAACCAATCTTGCAGTAAATGCCGGAAGCACTTTTGACATCAACAGTTATTTTACATCACAGGGTGGAAACGCTACTTATGTAAATAACAGCAGCATCAATCTTGTAGACGCGTTTAACCTGACCAATCCTAATTTTCTTCCACAATCAGGATCACCTGCATTGTCCGGAGCAAGTTTTTCCAATGCGCGCCTGACAGATCCTTTCTTTACATCAGGAAGTTTTGTAGGTGCCTTTGGTGCTACTGACTGGACAAAAATATGGGCCAACTTCGATCCTAACAATACTACCTACAGCGGAGCCATTAATCTTGCACCCACGCTTACTTCAGTAATTACAAAATCAAGTTGTCCGTCTACAGGTGCTGTTGATCTTTCTGTATCCGGTGGTGTTGCTCCTTTCGCATACTTATGGTCGAATGGTGCTACCACTCAGGACATTTCCGGACTTGCTCCTGCTACTTATACAGTAACCGTTAGTTCAGGTTCCTGTAGCAAATCCGCATCTTATGTAGTAGCAAGTGCCAATATTCCCAAACCAACCGGTGTAACAATAAACAATAAAACAGCCTGCTCCATGGAGTTAAGCTGGAATGCGGTAAGCGTTGCTTCCGGCTACAAATTGCGCTATAGATTAACGGGTACAACAACATGGACCAATATTTCCGGAACCATTACAGCACTCACTTATAAATTTACCGGTTTAATACCTAACACTTCGTATGATTTATCTGTTGCTACTCTTTGTCCGGGTGGAACAAAAAGTTCATATGTTAATAAAACAGACAATACTACGAACGGTTGCGCACAACCTCTTAATGCAACTGCCGGAAACATTACTTCTTCCACAGCAAAAATCAGTTGGACCGGAACATGCAATGCGCCTACTTACAATTTGCAGTATCGCAAAACAACAACCATTACCTGGACAAGTGTAAATACCGCTGCAACCAATGCTACTATCAGTGGTCTGCTCGCTAATACTTCCTACGATTTCCGTGTAAGAAGTGAATGCGGCGGAGGAAACAATTCTGCTTACACAGCTATTCAGACATTTACTACCTCCTTGCGTTTGGGAATGGAGGCAGAAGAACTCGCAATTAAAGGAGTTAACATCTATCCGAATCCTGCAAAGGACAATGTAAGTATTGAAATCACTTCAGGTACATCAAAAATCATTAACATCACACTCGTAAATTCTCTCGGCCAAATGGTTGACCGCATGGATAACATTACAGTAGATGGTACCTTTACCCGCACAATTGATTTACAGAAAATGAACAGCGGGATTTATTATGTAAATATTTATGATGGCAAAGATGTTTTGTCGCACCAACTCGTGATTACCAAATAA